Proteins encoded in a region of the Halothiobacillus diazotrophicus genome:
- a CDS encoding class I SAM-dependent methyltransferase, which yields MSQGNMPYFNYLLTQLERHNPSVETSFGRHVHWGYWADPRTATTEDADYAQAAEQLTKELCALAHITENSRILDVGCGFGGTIASLNETHQSLDLTGLNIDGRQLARAQALVQPLHANAVRFCQADACDLPFPDEQFDTVLAVECIFHFPSREQFFKEAFRTLKPGGRLALSDFVPSRLFLPFTRGASSERFQKFNYFGHCNVSHTLGHYRKLAKATGFELEVAHNITPNILPTYRYLQRLLGAAQGKQAHEKNDGKSDALVALLTTLGKLRLLNYYLLAFRKP from the coding sequence ATGTCTCAAGGCAACATGCCCTACTTCAACTACCTGCTCACGCAGCTCGAACGACACAATCCGTCGGTTGAAACCAGTTTTGGCCGGCATGTGCACTGGGGCTACTGGGCCGATCCCCGTACGGCGACGACCGAGGACGCGGATTACGCCCAGGCCGCGGAACAGCTGACCAAGGAATTGTGCGCCCTGGCGCATATCACCGAGAACAGCCGCATTCTGGATGTCGGCTGCGGTTTCGGCGGCACGATTGCCAGCCTGAACGAGACGCATCAGTCCCTCGATCTGACCGGGCTGAACATCGACGGCCGTCAGCTGGCCCGGGCCCAAGCCCTCGTCCAGCCGTTACATGCCAACGCGGTGCGCTTCTGTCAGGCCGATGCCTGTGACCTGCCCTTCCCGGACGAACAGTTCGATACGGTATTGGCGGTGGAATGCATCTTTCATTTCCCGAGCCGGGAACAGTTTTTCAAGGAAGCCTTTCGCACCCTGAAACCGGGCGGTCGACTGGCACTGTCCGACTTCGTGCCATCCCGGCTCTTCCTGCCCTTCACGCGTGGCGCAAGTTCAGAAAGATTCCAGAAATTCAATTACTTCGGTCATTGCAATGTCAGCCATACCCTCGGGCATTACCGGAAGCTGGCAAAGGCCACGGGATTCGAACTCGAAGTCGCGCACAACATCACCCCGAACATCCTGCCTACCTACCGGTACCTGCAACGCCTGCTGGGCGCGGCCCAGGGAAAGCAGGCGCATGAAAAAAACGATGGGAAATCCGACGCCCTGGTCGCCCTGTTGACGACCCTGGGCAAATTGCGGCTGTTGAACTACTACCTGCTGGCGTTCCGCAAACCCTGA
- a CDS encoding DUF1840 domain-containing protein: MITFHTQASANISMFQADALRMLRMMGVGDSVPGAIRAADVPDALRRLQASVTEAQRNFVPAQDAADDEEVAPETRAQPLIRLLNDAASAGKDVLWSDASLFD; the protein is encoded by the coding sequence ATGATTACCTTTCATACGCAGGCTTCGGCAAATATCAGCATGTTCCAGGCGGATGCCCTGAGGATGCTCAGGATGATGGGGGTGGGGGATTCGGTTCCAGGGGCGATTCGGGCAGCGGATGTACCCGATGCCCTTCGACGGTTGCAGGCTTCCGTGACGGAGGCGCAGCGGAATTTTGTGCCCGCACAGGACGCGGCCGATGATGAAGAGGTGGCGCCTGAGACGCGGGCGCAACCCTTGATCAGACTTCTCAACGATGCGGCAAGCGCCGGGAAGGACGTCCTCTGGTCTGACGCTTCCTTGTTCGACTGA
- a CDS encoding metal-dependent hydrolase, whose product MTVKITRRRVDLRFAKMDSDSRPGGVRGSEFLYYSISFFFPAGEKFFIDSVQNYRKKITDPVLQAEVKDFIYQEAMHTTMHQRFNDAVLSRYPEMVAVGQAGDYLLGLNRRFAPKLWQLAVTCALEHFTALFANELLQVQESFEKNNEPNFAYLWLWHSVEELEHKAVCFDVFETVAGKGVFAYLIRCASMLGTTLLFMLAIQIGMWTLKRKVDAKNPGKDALPAEAKRKPPKSVFKLVPFRLYFDYYRPSFHPWNHDNRHLLDEWYRRHPDSAPPADPEHVPAPT is encoded by the coding sequence ATGACGGTGAAAATCACGCGCAGACGGGTGGATCTGCGTTTTGCCAAGATGGATTCGGATTCGCGTCCGGGCGGCGTTCGGGGTTCCGAATTCCTGTACTACTCGATCTCCTTCTTCTTTCCGGCTGGGGAGAAATTTTTCATCGATTCCGTCCAGAATTACCGGAAGAAAATCACCGATCCGGTGCTGCAGGCCGAGGTCAAGGACTTCATCTACCAGGAAGCGATGCACACCACGATGCATCAGCGCTTCAATGACGCGGTGCTTTCACGCTACCCGGAGATGGTGGCTGTGGGGCAGGCCGGTGATTATCTGCTCGGATTGAACCGCCGTTTCGCGCCCAAGTTGTGGCAACTCGCGGTGACTTGTGCTCTTGAGCATTTCACGGCCCTGTTCGCCAACGAACTGCTCCAGGTTCAGGAATCTTTCGAGAAGAACAACGAACCCAATTTCGCCTATCTCTGGCTCTGGCATTCCGTGGAGGAACTGGAGCACAAGGCCGTCTGTTTCGACGTGTTTGAGACGGTGGCCGGCAAGGGGGTCTTCGCTTACCTGATTCGTTGCGCCTCCATGCTCGGAACCACGCTGCTATTCATGCTGGCCATCCAGATCGGCATGTGGACGCTGAAGCGGAAGGTGGATGCCAAGAACCCCGGAAAGGACGCACTGCCCGCCGAGGCGAAGCGCAAGCCGCCGAAGTCCGTGTTCAAGCTGGTGCCGTTCCGCCTGTATTTCGATTACTACCGCCCGAGCTTCCATCCCTGGAACCACGACAACCGGCACCTGCTCGATGAATGGTATCGCCGTCACCCCGATTCGGCGCCGCCGGCCGATCCGGAACACGTTCCCGCGCCGACCTGA
- a CDS encoding lipid-binding SYLF domain-containing protein, whose translation MTRIRRTMLNLLFLAMSSLTMTAFGLSTVPVAQAETAAELTQDATQALNRLYKANPTAAMLSKHAKAVLVFPKVIKAGLVFGGSYGEGVLFEGGKESGYYNTVSASWGLQAGAQTYGYALFLMSDKALKYLHESHGWEVGVGPSVVVVNAGVAKNLSSSTLQDDAYAFIFDQQGLMASLSLEGTKISRIHP comes from the coding sequence ATGACAAGAATACGACGCACCATGCTGAACCTTCTTTTTTTGGCAATGAGTAGCCTGACGATGACTGCCTTCGGGCTGAGCACCGTCCCGGTAGCCCAGGCGGAAACGGCCGCCGAACTGACTCAGGATGCGACACAGGCCTTGAACAGGCTTTACAAGGCAAACCCGACCGCGGCCATGCTGTCCAAACACGCCAAAGCCGTACTGGTCTTCCCTAAGGTCATCAAGGCCGGATTGGTCTTTGGGGGCAGTTACGGTGAGGGTGTCCTGTTCGAGGGCGGCAAGGAAAGCGGCTATTACAATACCGTTTCAGCCTCGTGGGGTTTGCAGGCAGGTGCGCAAACCTATGGCTATGCCCTTTTCCTCATGAGCGACAAGGCCTTGAAATACCTGCATGAATCCCATGGCTGGGAAGTGGGCGTCGGCCCGTCCGTCGTGGTGGTCAATGCCGGCGTGGCGAAGAATCTCTCCTCGTCGACCCTGCAGGACGACGCCTATGCATTCATCTTCGACCAGCAGGGGCTGATGGCCAGTCTGAGCCTGGAAGGCACGAAGATTTCACGTATTCATCCCTGA
- a CDS encoding polymorphic toxin-type HINT domain-containing protein: protein MINFTLTPIVPLQRAFDRADDIKILEEGQQPCFAAATLVHTKKGLRPIEEICVGDWVLSYPDDQQPPDKFREGHEYTYRQVTQTFVTENQPISKLIVAEIVNNRRETIYVTPNHPIYRKYSGWVPVSEFEPGDVVENYQFRNLMVARVFHAVDFATVYNLEVDEFHTYYVGEEGIWVHNKCEVESSNWARSNWGQNYRPLSFEISSGKQVRLCQD, encoded by the coding sequence ATGATTAATTTTACGCTGACTCCAATTGTCCCATTGCAAAGGGCATTCGATCGGGCTGATGACATAAAGATACTTGAAGAGGGGCAGCAACCCTGCTTCGCGGCGGCTACTTTGGTGCATACCAAGAAAGGCTTGAGACCCATTGAGGAAATCTGTGTTGGGGACTGGGTGTTGTCGTACCCTGATGACCAGCAACCCCCCGATAAATTCAGGGAAGGGCATGAATACACTTACCGCCAGGTCACGCAGACCTTTGTGACCGAAAATCAACCTATATCCAAATTGATTGTTGCAGAAATAGTAAACAACAGGAGAGAGACGATATATGTGACGCCCAATCACCCGATTTATCGCAAATATAGTGGATGGGTGCCGGTGTCTGAATTTGAGCCCGGTGACGTAGTGGAGAACTATCAATTTCGTAATCTGATGGTTGCGCGAGTATTCCATGCCGTAGATTTTGCTACGGTATATAACCTTGAAGTTGATGAATTCCATACTTATTACGTTGGCGAGGAAGGTATATGGGTTCACAACAAATGCGAGGTCGAATCGAGTAATTGGGCCAGAAGTAATTGGGGTCAGAATTACCGACCTCTGAGTTTTGAAATATCTTCAGGGAAGCAGGTTCGACTATGTCAAGATTGA
- a CDS encoding HIRAN domain-containing protein — protein MQEGDPVQFVPEPNNSYDSKAIRIERAGKLLGYVPRGHLEMLHRMQEQGAHLSGEIFRKNGSAERPLIYVLTQILLDHANNNVDTQLTTSA, from the coding sequence TTGCAGGAAGGCGATCCTGTGCAGTTTGTACCGGAACCCAATAATTCTTATGACTCGAAAGCTATCCGCATCGAGCGGGCAGGCAAGCTGCTTGGTTATGTTCCAAGGGGACATCTCGAAATGCTGCACCGAATGCAGGAACAAGGGGCTCATTTGAGTGGAGAAATTTTTCGCAAAAATGGTAGTGCAGAACGTCCCTTAATCTATGTGCTGACGCAGATTTTGCTAGATCACGCAAACAACAACGTAGACACACAGCTGACCACGTCAGCTTAG
- a CDS encoding thioredoxin family protein has product MNHATLSARRPFWHLGAIALVAALLGTTPAHAEQPVDPMGPNAAVSFVDHLTDVPTDLAYMQAHKIPMMIFFHASYCGYCVAVDNEFIIPMRLDPKYKNRLLIRRVQVDADTKYIGIDGKKHDYPYLANKLHVRGVPYILFLAPDGSRITSIQGTAMDYYGYYLNQDIDLATDCAQHPKQKKCDGSADGPGL; this is encoded by the coding sequence ATGAATCATGCAACGCTATCGGCCAGGCGGCCGTTCTGGCATCTGGGCGCCATCGCCCTGGTCGCCGCACTGCTGGGCACGACGCCGGCCCACGCGGAACAACCGGTCGACCCGATGGGCCCCAATGCGGCGGTCTCCTTCGTTGATCACCTGACGGACGTACCGACCGACCTCGCCTACATGCAGGCGCACAAGATCCCGATGATGATCTTCTTCCACGCCAGCTACTGCGGTTACTGCGTGGCCGTGGACAACGAATTCATCATTCCCATGCGGCTGGACCCCAAATACAAGAACCGCCTGCTGATCCGCCGTGTTCAGGTGGACGCTGACACGAAATACATCGGCATCGACGGCAAGAAGCACGACTATCCCTATCTCGCGAACAAGCTCCACGTGCGCGGCGTACCGTACATCCTGTTCCTGGCGCCAGACGGTTCGCGCATCACCTCCATTCAGGGAACGGCCATGGATTACTACGGCTATTATCTGAATCAGGACATCGATCTAGCCACGGACTGCGCGCAGCACCCGAAGCAGAAAAAATGCGACGGCAGTGCGGACGGCCCCGGCCTGTAA
- a CDS encoding DsrE family protein has protein sequence MNNRLMSAVLRRRTALVAVGLAATLMMGGTALANPAAESVEAVKAAHSDAVARYALQISDADPAKRSMVLHVAEHLLKNYGKDKVDIEIVAFGPGIKLLFAHDNPNTKLIAKLAAEGVRFSACHNALKHMAKVLGHEPALVPAARIVPAGIVRVHDLAVAGYFVDKP, from the coding sequence ATGAATAACCGCTTAATGTCCGCTGTCCTGCGACGCCGTACCGCCCTGGTCGCCGTTGGCCTTGCTGCCACCCTGATGATGGGCGGAACCGCACTCGCCAACCCGGCCGCCGAGAGCGTCGAGGCCGTCAAGGCCGCCCATTCCGATGCCGTTGCCCGCTATGCGCTGCAAATCAGCGATGCGGATCCAGCCAAACGCAGCATGGTGCTGCATGTCGCCGAGCATCTGCTCAAGAACTACGGCAAGGACAAGGTCGATATCGAGATCGTCGCGTTTGGCCCCGGCATCAAACTGCTGTTCGCACATGACAACCCCAACACCAAGCTGATCGCCAAACTGGCTGCGGAAGGCGTTCGTTTCTCAGCCTGTCACAATGCGCTGAAGCACATGGCCAAGGTGCTGGGCCACGAACCGGCGCTGGTGCCCGCGGCACGTATCGTCCCCGCCGGAATCGTACGCGTGCATGATCTGGCCGTGGCGGGTTATTTCGTCGACAAGCCCTGA
- a CDS encoding GlcG/HbpS family heme-binding protein, with product MTGGRNGFGRWLAAGMVMFAFSAFVSPGAAASDVVTVKRLAMPLAAKIAEKAVMTCQAQGYAVTAVVVDRNGDPQVMMRGTQANRFTIQIATDKARAVILSGVDSSVFRHNREDIRMEMDHVDGVLMLDGGVRIDSVGTLVGALGVSGAPGGEKDEACAKAAVAAFVGQLDLP from the coding sequence ATGACTGGAGGAAGAAACGGGTTCGGTCGGTGGTTGGCGGCAGGCATGGTCATGTTTGCGTTTTCCGCATTTGTCAGTCCGGGCGCGGCCGCTTCGGATGTGGTGACGGTGAAGCGTCTGGCCATGCCGCTGGCGGCAAAGATCGCTGAAAAAGCCGTGATGACCTGCCAAGCTCAGGGCTATGCGGTGACGGCGGTGGTCGTCGATCGCAATGGTGACCCTCAGGTCATGATGCGCGGGACGCAGGCCAACCGGTTCACCATCCAGATCGCGACGGACAAGGCCCGGGCGGTGATTCTCTCGGGCGTCGATTCGAGCGTGTTTCGTCACAATCGCGAGGATATCCGCATGGAAATGGATCACGTGGATGGCGTGCTGATGCTGGATGGCGGTGTCCGCATCGATTCGGTCGGCACCCTCGTCGGCGCTTTGGGTGTCAGCGGTGCGCCCGGCGGCGAGAAGGACGAGGCCTGCGCCAAGGCGGCTGTGGCGGCCTTCGTCGGTCAATTGGATCTGCCTTAA
- a CDS encoding LysR family transcriptional regulator — translation MSRPDFNLLVTLDVLLTEGSVARAARRLHLSPSAMSRALARLRETTGDPLLVRAGRGLVPTPRALALRSEVARLVQDAEAVLRPAAALDLARLTRTFTIRSSEGFVENFGPPLIAHLADAAPGVRLHFLPKCAKDNAPLREGAVDLETGVIGATSGPELCVQALFRDRFVGVVRVGHPVISGEPTVASFAAGRHVAVSRRGRARGPIDEALRAQGLERSIATVVGGFSTALALVRSTDLIATVPERHTGNLRSGLHTFRLPMPLEGITISQFWHPRLDADPAHRWLRGCVRDLCAPLRDSSDSTR, via the coding sequence GTGTCCAGACCCGATTTCAATCTGCTCGTGACGCTGGATGTGCTACTGACGGAAGGCAGCGTGGCGCGTGCGGCGCGTCGTTTGCACCTGAGCCCCTCGGCCATGAGTCGCGCATTGGCGCGACTGCGCGAAACCACCGGAGACCCCTTGCTGGTGCGTGCCGGCAGGGGGTTGGTCCCCACGCCGCGGGCACTGGCATTGCGCAGCGAGGTCGCCCGACTCGTCCAGGACGCCGAAGCCGTGCTGCGTCCCGCCGCCGCTCTGGATCTCGCCCGGCTGACGCGGACCTTCACGATACGCAGCAGCGAGGGCTTCGTCGAAAATTTCGGCCCGCCGCTGATCGCCCATCTCGCCGATGCGGCGCCGGGGGTTCGATTGCACTTTTTACCGAAATGCGCCAAGGACAATGCGCCGCTGCGCGAAGGTGCGGTCGATCTGGAAACGGGCGTGATCGGGGCGACTTCGGGGCCGGAACTGTGTGTGCAGGCCTTGTTTCGAGATCGCTTCGTCGGAGTGGTCCGGGTGGGACATCCGGTGATTTCGGGCGAGCCGACCGTCGCGAGCTTCGCGGCTGGGCGCCATGTGGCGGTTTCACGTCGCGGTCGTGCCCGAGGACCGATCGACGAGGCGTTGAGGGCACAGGGGCTGGAACGCTCGATTGCGACGGTCGTCGGCGGATTTTCGACCGCCCTGGCCCTGGTTCGCAGCACGGATCTGATCGCGACGGTGCCGGAGCGTCACACGGGCAATCTCCGATCCGGGTTGCATACCTTCCGGTTGCCGATGCCTCTTGAGGGGATCACTATTTCCCAGTTCTGGCACCCCCGTCTGGATGCCGATCCGGCACATCGCTGGCTCCGCGGTTGCGTGCGCGATCTCTGCGCGCCGTTGCGTGACTCGTCCGATTCGACCCGTTGA
- a CDS encoding AI-2E family transporter, whose amino-acid sequence MMPTALQANVGKPLTLGAVALLTAWVLSPFATPIIAGACMAVVSQPYLQKALRLGISLRIAVLLNTLLWFVLLALPAWLIVGGAAPALAHVLHNPPQADEIAGWFRVIPFVGDSAAQAVAHLLGSNSPAEWLKQWLTEHSGVLKDSAKHLWILILHIAVALLVMDGISYHAGALSSALERGLTRLTGDAAFVGAALNLCAQSIQSVLGGMIGVALFCGVGVGLIMLGVGLPYAVGWAVAVAMASLIPMGTSIVLVIASVMLLATHGFVPAVLLFGLGHGVVWIADFWVRPYLIGARTHTPLLLTLMSILGGIEVFGLIGLILGPVIVLTALGLWRLWERSHVDDTFSGT is encoded by the coding sequence ATGATGCCCACCGCCCTGCAGGCCAACGTCGGCAAACCGCTGACCCTCGGCGCCGTCGCCCTGCTCACTGCCTGGGTGCTGTCACCCTTCGCCACGCCGATCATTGCCGGCGCCTGCATGGCCGTCGTATCGCAGCCCTATCTGCAGAAGGCCCTTCGCCTGGGCATATCCCTGCGCATTGCGGTTCTGCTCAACACCCTGCTCTGGTTCGTGCTGCTGGCCCTGCCTGCCTGGCTGATCGTGGGTGGCGCGGCACCCGCCCTTGCCCACGTCCTGCACAATCCGCCCCAGGCGGACGAGATCGCCGGTTGGTTTCGGGTGATACCCTTCGTCGGCGACTCCGCGGCTCAGGCCGTCGCGCATCTGCTGGGGTCCAACAGCCCGGCCGAATGGCTCAAGCAATGGCTCACGGAACATAGCGGCGTGCTCAAGGATTCCGCCAAGCACCTGTGGATCCTGATTCTGCACATCGCCGTCGCTCTGCTGGTCATGGACGGCATTTCCTACCATGCCGGCGCGCTGTCATCCGCCCTGGAACGTGGGTTGACCCGGCTGACGGGCGATGCGGCATTCGTCGGTGCCGCACTCAACCTCTGTGCCCAATCCATCCAGTCCGTGCTGGGCGGCATGATCGGCGTAGCCCTCTTCTGCGGCGTGGGCGTGGGGCTGATCATGCTGGGCGTGGGCCTGCCGTATGCCGTGGGCTGGGCCGTCGCCGTCGCGATGGCCTCGCTGATTCCCATGGGCACCAGCATCGTGCTGGTGATCGCCTCAGTCATGCTGCTGGCCACGCACGGTTTCGTACCGGCAGTCCTTCTGTTCGGCCTTGGTCACGGCGTCGTCTGGATTGCCGATTTCTGGGTTCGACCCTATCTGATTGGTGCCCGAACCCACACGCCGCTACTGCTGACACTCATGAGCATTCTCGGCGGTATCGAAGTCTTCGGGCTGATCGGCCTGATCCTAGGCCCGGTCATCGTACTGACGGCACTGGGACTCTGGCGCCTCTGGGAACGGAGCCACGTGGACGACACCTTTTCCGGCACCTGA
- a CDS encoding MFS transporter: protein MMPPNPNLPAAPRGVLAALSLAMLLPSLGTSIANVALPTFAATFQVPFHAVQWIVLAYLLAITTLIVSMGRLGDMIGHRRLLLLGILLFTAASLVCGLSPTFGLLVAARAVQGVGAAVLMALTIALVRDSVPKAQTGSAMGLLGTMSAIGTALGPSLGGLLLAGPGWRAIFLVIVPLGLLNGLLAWRYLPPDRTRDQPHDQTHERSQENTGAGNARSHVDQHGLALPRLDLSGFDFAGTLLLALALAAYALAVTTGSGSSGLDVFGLLTAAALAIGLFLRIERRAKMPLIQLSLLQDGARRAGLLMNLFIATVMMTTLVVGPFYLAHFLALGLAEVGLVMSIGPVISALSGVPAGRLVDRMGTARIMRMGLGAMALGSLGLSLLPNLIGVPGYIAAIALLTSGYQLFQAANNTAVMMAAPAAHRGALSGVLSLSRNLGLISGASVMGAVFTLGAGTNDLQTARAPQLATGMTITFAVATLLILFALGLSQRRQMTQAAPISNEKRAK from the coding sequence ATGATGCCCCCCAATCCGAACCTGCCCGCAGCACCCCGAGGGGTTCTGGCGGCACTTTCCCTGGCAATGCTGTTGCCCTCCCTCGGCACGAGCATCGCCAACGTGGCACTACCCACGTTCGCAGCGACGTTCCAGGTTCCGTTTCACGCGGTGCAATGGATCGTGCTGGCGTATCTGCTCGCGATTACCACCCTGATCGTCAGCATGGGCCGTCTCGGCGACATGATCGGCCATCGACGGCTGTTGCTGCTCGGCATCCTCCTTTTTACGGCCGCCTCCCTCGTCTGCGGGCTGTCACCGACATTCGGACTGCTCGTCGCCGCGCGGGCCGTTCAGGGTGTGGGGGCGGCAGTGCTGATGGCGCTGACCATCGCCCTGGTCCGGGACAGCGTGCCGAAGGCGCAGACCGGCAGCGCCATGGGACTGCTCGGTACCATGTCGGCGATCGGCACCGCACTGGGTCCCTCCCTGGGTGGCCTCCTGCTCGCGGGACCGGGGTGGCGCGCCATCTTTCTCGTCATCGTCCCCTTGGGACTGCTGAACGGATTGCTGGCCTGGCGTTACCTGCCCCCAGATCGAACCCGTGATCAACCCCATGATCAAACCCATGAACGATCACAGGAAAATACCGGCGCGGGCAACGCACGGAGCCATGTCGATCAACACGGCCTCGCTCTTCCCCGATTGGATCTTTCCGGTTTCGACTTTGCTGGTACGTTATTACTCGCCCTCGCACTGGCCGCCTATGCACTGGCCGTCACGACGGGAAGCGGCAGCTCGGGGCTGGACGTGTTCGGCCTGCTGACGGCCGCCGCGCTGGCCATCGGTCTCTTTCTCCGTATCGAACGCCGCGCCAAGATGCCCCTGATCCAACTGTCGCTATTGCAGGACGGAGCACGTCGTGCCGGTCTCCTCATGAACCTGTTCATTGCTACGGTGATGATGACCACGCTGGTGGTCGGTCCCTTCTATCTGGCGCATTTCCTGGCGCTCGGCTTGGCGGAAGTCGGCCTCGTCATGAGCATTGGCCCGGTCATCTCTGCCCTGAGCGGCGTACCGGCCGGGCGCCTAGTGGACCGTATGGGCACAGCGCGGATCATGAGGATGGGTCTGGGTGCCATGGCACTCGGGTCACTGGGGCTTTCCCTGCTGCCGAATCTGATCGGCGTTCCGGGCTACATTGCGGCGATCGCCCTGCTGACCTCTGGCTATCAGCTGTTCCAGGCGGCCAACAACACGGCCGTGATGATGGCGGCGCCCGCCGCCCATCGCGGCGCCCTGTCCGGCGTGCTCAGCCTGTCCAGAAACCTCGGACTGATTTCAGGCGCATCGGTCATGGGCGCGGTGTTCACTCTCGGTGCCGGAACGAACGACCTCCAGACGGCCCGTGCCCCGCAGCTTGCCACGGGCATGACGATCACATTCGCGGTGGCAACGTTGCTGATTCTGTTCGCCCTAGGTCTATCCCAGCGCCGCCAGATGACGCAGGCGGCGCCGATCTCGAACGAAAAACGGGCGAAGTGA